In the Mycoplasma zalophi genome, one interval contains:
- a CDS encoding nitroreductase family protein: MTFSEKIKNRYSVRDFDPNKKLTEDEEKQILDAIASAPTSSNWHSSSAIVVKDQVVLNRLSKIHPKAKQLENCGMLIVFLADYNRMNIALKEFPEYKYNSHDSETYTVAVGDAFIQATTAQAMAIELGLGTCFLGLVRVGVNEIIDALNIKGQAFPVIGLSIGHKKSEGLVKPKLNRIYKEKYNIEQINDEVAKYNVVLKDFFAKYAQNTTTPLTYTEAMAKIASGYNMNSKEIEEIWGLELKK, encoded by the coding sequence ATGACATTTAGTGAAAAAATAAAAAATAGATATAGTGTAAGGGATTTTGATCCAAATAAAAAATTAACAGAAGATGAAGAAAAACAAATTTTGGATGCAATTGCAAGTGCACCAACATCATCAAACTGACATTCGTCATCAGCTATTGTTGTAAAAGATCAAGTTGTTTTAAATAGACTATCAAAAATACACCCAAAAGCTAAACAATTAGAAAATTGTGGAATGCTTATTGTGTTTCTTGCAGATTACAACAGAATGAATATTGCTTTAAAGGAATTTCCAGAATATAAATACAACAGCCATGATTCTGAAACATATACAGTTGCAGTGGGTGATGCTTTTATTCAAGCAACTACCGCTCAAGCAATGGCTATTGAATTAGGTTTAGGAACATGTTTTTTAGGATTAGTAAGAGTTGGAGTTAATGAAATAATTGATGCCTTAAATATTAAAGGCCAAGCATTTCCAGTTATTGGTCTATCAATAGGTCATAAAAAATCTGAAGGTTTAGTAAAACCAAAATTAAATAGAATTTACAAAGAAAAATATAACATTGAGCAAATTAATGATGAAGTAGCAAAATACAATGTTGTATTAAAAGATTTTTTTGCAAAATATGCACAAAACACAACAACACCATTAACATATACTGAAGCAATGGCAAAAATAGCATCAGGATATAATATGAATTCAAAAGAAATTGAAGAAATTTGAGGATTAGAATTAAAAAAATAA
- a CDS encoding AAA domain-containing protein, whose translation MQRNRSYDFLLTNLLDINNTDSTLNFSVDNEKYFDVFKMSDYDTFDKLCKQHTFSIEFGEYGQKKLIKKIQHARTKEEIIQYYDEYSINLPIEVQNRLDIDFEKEKHKITLFLESRFQRSVIKWKKIKSKSDNSIIEKNIWPLHLGFFFINVATDKKDVFAPLFFKEVRIEIENSLVFIKSSSDVKVNTKLVAFLQSHGYSFDTSNFDFSQKTIEEIYNYFYNQWNKFYQIPSSINTKIPSTKEINNNTTISIYSGLTLGLFEVSSGYLWNQMKKIIENDEVEEIFATDYNKNNYKKKIEDVIFLKNFGLYKIQQTNFSQDYATTSALYHDTIIWGPPGTGKSQTITNLIVNILARDLSAIIVSQKRAALEVIKSRLKDISIFGIFILQDRNMKLETFYKPLQDFVSKIENFNSVDGESYFKIMSTEDKEIVERATEIKSMPEYQNVLNAYSTMSQVNINSQLLENLNKLDKYINYNLNTYETDYMSIASTLYKNNKGKKPSAFMKMTNGFPKNIKESAQIIANNLDLLRVDIDNAIKYIGTVSFENLQLVESFFKNSLKNKTVQLNDPKKLAKMLIQKTKEKIDNFNEQEKRQYREFAMSVRSAGKSPYKFFHEHKEMIKKLFSIIITTPDTDLSMWGKEEFDYAILDESSQIFLEKAIPILYLAKRKILAGDDKQMQPTKWFSTSFAVEEDEDFKNIQSVLDYAQARGVYNVLLDKNYRSKKASLMTFSSKNFYDSKLDVVDDYQSKLTESSIEVIQVDGTWNNSVNEKEADTALEIIYKKIHKYESIIFLVFNSKQEIYIENQILSKYPELEEAISNGNLSIKNIENVQGNEADLVVVNVVYDKNTSLSSTYVARPGGKNALNVAISRAKEKMIVVKSLNSEDIRISETSTDDMKILKEWLKFLELNENSKKNYIKNSKKESWTETISFDISPSFINEIHQTLEEQIIKKDSSLEIQKDYVIGTKSINLAILNKETKKLLLAIMMDDYSYAGNKKLYLQFKDNILFLINKNYPIMVIEELEWKINKKNIINNIKDIASKNSIEVVSEELTKEITMLHSKITNSSDELDEFVWDDNIETEEATKLSEVDHTQELIKDVDNIFTSSFIDEEVYENNEVKNTEVLNELSNQDDFTNIFQNEQSTESNEENETNTSEDFFELNNENTQKYMHQNTHNADFDTSLLELQGLMADSNNNATDVQNTQNNKVLEITEESKNNSTYETLFDIKSDDKELEAFDFENNNDNIFSKQLNEEDENIHDEFEQNEIPFFADNTNEEEIIPSNELDSQIHTNTDDDKEEIIDEFLENENFNNEGLNYEVIDSEQNTSNYDQNSEDYKDIDDEFEKGEN comes from the coding sequence ATGCAAAGAAACCGCAGCTATGATTTTTTATTAACTAATCTTTTAGATATAAATAATACTGATAGCACACTAAATTTTAGTGTTGATAATGAAAAATATTTTGATGTTTTTAAAATGTCTGATTATGATACATTTGATAAATTGTGTAAACAGCACACATTTTCAATTGAATTTGGTGAATATGGACAAAAAAAATTAATCAAGAAAATTCAACACGCAAGAACAAAAGAAGAAATTATTCAATATTATGATGAGTATTCAATTAATTTACCAATTGAAGTTCAAAATAGATTGGATATTGACTTTGAAAAAGAAAAACACAAAATAACTTTGTTTTTAGAAAGTCGTTTCCAACGTTCAGTTATTAAATGAAAAAAAATTAAGTCAAAATCAGATAATTCAATTATTGAAAAAAATATTTGACCATTGCACCTTGGGTTTTTCTTTATAAATGTTGCAACTGATAAAAAAGATGTTTTTGCACCTTTATTTTTTAAAGAAGTTCGTATCGAAATTGAAAATTCACTTGTTTTTATAAAAAGTTCAAGTGATGTTAAGGTTAATACAAAATTGGTTGCTTTTTTACAATCACATGGATATTCATTTGACACGTCTAATTTTGATTTTTCACAAAAAACGATAGAAGAAATATATAACTATTTCTACAATCAATGAAATAAATTTTATCAAATACCCTCAAGTATAAATACAAAAATTCCAAGCACAAAAGAAATAAATAATAACACAACAATATCGATTTATTCAGGGTTAACTTTAGGATTATTTGAAGTGTCAAGTGGATACTTATGAAACCAAATGAAAAAAATCATAGAAAATGATGAAGTAGAAGAAATTTTTGCAACAGATTACAATAAAAATAATTACAAGAAAAAAATTGAAGACGTTATTTTTCTTAAAAATTTTGGTTTATATAAAATACAACAAACCAATTTTTCCCAGGATTATGCAACCACTAGTGCTTTATATCACGATACCATTATTTGAGGTCCTCCTGGTACAGGAAAAAGTCAAACAATAACAAACTTAATAGTAAATATACTTGCTCGAGATCTTTCTGCTATTATAGTGTCACAAAAAAGAGCTGCACTTGAAGTAATTAAAAGTAGATTAAAAGATATTTCTATTTTTGGAATTTTCATTTTGCAAGATAGAAATATGAAATTAGAAACATTTTATAAACCACTGCAAGATTTTGTATCCAAAATTGAAAATTTTAATAGCGTTGATGGGGAAAGCTATTTTAAAATAATGTCAACAGAAGACAAGGAAATTGTTGAAAGAGCTACAGAAATTAAATCAATGCCAGAATATCAAAATGTTTTAAATGCTTATTCAACAATGTCGCAAGTAAATATAAATTCTCAACTTTTAGAAAATTTAAATAAATTAGACAAATATATAAATTACAATCTAAATACATATGAAACTGACTATATGTCAATTGCTTCAACATTGTATAAAAATAATAAAGGGAAAAAACCAAGCGCATTTATGAAAATGACTAATGGATTTCCAAAAAACATTAAAGAAAGCGCTCAAATCATTGCTAATAATTTAGATTTACTTCGTGTAGATATAGATAACGCAATAAAATATATTGGAACAGTAAGTTTTGAAAATTTACAATTAGTTGAATCTTTTTTTAAAAATTCTTTAAAAAATAAAACAGTTCAATTAAATGACCCTAAAAAATTAGCTAAAATGCTTATTCAAAAAACTAAGGAAAAAATTGATAACTTCAACGAACAAGAAAAAAGACAATATAGAGAATTTGCTATGTCGGTGCGTTCTGCAGGAAAAAGTCCATACAAATTTTTTCATGAACATAAAGAAATGATTAAAAAATTATTTTCAATCATCATTACAACACCAGATACTGATTTAAGTATGTGAGGTAAAGAAGAATTTGATTACGCAATTTTAGATGAGTCTTCACAAATTTTCTTAGAAAAAGCAATTCCTATTTTATATTTAGCAAAGCGGAAAATTCTTGCTGGTGATGATAAGCAAATGCAACCAACAAAATGATTTAGTACTTCTTTTGCAGTTGAAGAAGATGAAGATTTTAAAAATATTCAATCTGTTTTAGATTATGCGCAAGCAAGAGGGGTTTATAATGTTCTTTTAGATAAAAATTATCGTTCTAAAAAGGCATCATTAATGACTTTTAGTTCTAAAAATTTTTATGATTCTAAATTAGACGTTGTAGATGATTATCAAAGTAAATTAACTGAATCTTCAATTGAAGTAATTCAAGTAGATGGGACATGAAATAATTCTGTAAATGAAAAAGAAGCAGACACAGCACTTGAAATAATTTACAAAAAAATACATAAATATGAAAGTATTATTTTTCTTGTTTTTAACTCTAAACAAGAAATTTACATTGAAAATCAAATTTTATCTAAATATCCTGAATTAGAAGAAGCAATTTCTAATGGTAATCTTTCAATTAAAAACATTGAAAATGTCCAAGGAAATGAAGCGGATTTAGTTGTTGTTAATGTGGTATATGATAAAAACACTTCACTAAGTTCAACATATGTAGCAAGACCCGGTGGAAAAAATGCCTTAAACGTTGCAATTTCAAGAGCAAAAGAAAAAATGATTGTTGTAAAATCATTAAATTCAGAAGATATAAGAATTTCAGAAACCTCAACTGATGATATGAAAATTTTAAAAGAATGACTGAAATTTTTAGAATTAAATGAAAATAGCAAGAAAAATTACATAAAAAACTCTAAAAAAGAAAGTTGAACAGAAACAATAAGTTTTGATATTTCTCCTTCTTTTATAAATGAAATTCACCAAACATTAGAAGAACAAATAATAAAAAAAGATTCATCATTAGAAATACAAAAAGATTATGTAATTGGAACAAAATCAATTAATCTCGCTATTCTTAACAAAGAAACTAAAAAACTTCTTTTAGCTATCATGATGGATGATTATAGCTATGCAGGAAATAAAAAACTTTATTTACAATTTAAAGACAATATTTTATTTTTAATAAACAAAAATTACCCAATAATGGTTATTGAAGAGCTTGAATGAAAAATAAATAAAAAAAATATAATCAATAATATTAAAGATATCGCGTCTAAAAATAGTATAGAGGTTGTTTCAGAAGAATTAACAAAAGAAATCACAATGCTACACAGCAAAATAACAAACTCAAGTGATGAATTAGATGAGTTTGTTTGAGATGATAATATAGAAACAGAAGAAGCTACAAAACTAAGTGAGGTAGATCACACACAAGAATTAATTAAAGATGTAGACAATATATTTACAAGCAGTTTTATAGATGAAGAAGTGTATGAAAATAATGAAGTTAAAAACACTGAAGTATTAAATGAATTAAGCAATCAAGATGATTTTACAAATATTTTCCAAAATGAACAATCAACTGAAAGTAACGAAGAAAATGAAACAAATACAAGCGAAGATTTCTTTGAATTAAATAATGAAAATACACAAAAATACATGCACCAAAACACTCATAATGCTGATTTTGATACTTCTTTATTAGAACTACAAGGTTTGATGGCAGATTCTAATAATAACGCAACTGATGTACAAAATACACAAAATAATAAAGTGCTAGAAATTACTGAAGAATCAAAAAATAATAGTACTTACGAAACATTGTTTGATATAAAAAGTGATGATAAAGAATTAGAGGCTTTTGATTTTGAAAACAATAATGACAATATATTTTCGAAACAGTTAAATGAAGAGGATGAAAATATTCATGATGAATTTGAACAAAATGAAATACCATTTTTTGCAGATAACACAAATGAAGAAGAAATTATACCTTCAAATGAATTAGATTCTCAAATACACACAAACACAGATGATGATAAAGAAGAAATAATAGATGAATTTTTAGAAAATGAAAATTTTAATAATGAAGGATTAAATTATGAAGTAATAGATTCTGAACAAAATACATCAAATTATGATCAAAATTCAGAAGATTACAAAGATATAGATGACGAATTTGAAAAAGGTGAAAATTAA
- a CDS encoding TatD family hydrolase — protein sequence MKYIDIHTHPFKEYFEDPVQICNDWYREEMQLLFMVGTNLNNSLETINLSSKLDFVYPIIGIHPNESNGMQDGLDLEKIITKDVIAIGEIGLDYHYDNTPSKEEQLISLISQVEVAKKHNIPVMLHIRDAMEDAIEFVFREEYKDMIFIFHSFSGNKDDVEVLLKNPNVYFSISGVVTFKNAKDTQEAVKNIPLDRIFVETDTPYLAPTPMRGKENKSPYVKYTYKFIAALKMISENTLIKQVENNVEKVFKIKCK from the coding sequence ATGAAATATATTGACATACACACACATCCATTTAAAGAATATTTTGAAGATCCCGTACAAATTTGTAATGATTGATATCGAGAAGAAATGCAATTACTTTTTATGGTGGGAACTAATCTTAATAATTCTTTAGAAACTATTAACCTAAGTTCAAAATTAGATTTTGTATATCCTATTATCGGGATTCATCCCAATGAATCAAATGGTATGCAAGATGGATTAGATCTTGAAAAAATAATTACAAAAGACGTAATAGCGATAGGAGAAATAGGTTTAGATTATCACTATGATAATACACCTTCAAAAGAAGAACAATTAATTTCACTAATTAGTCAAGTTGAGGTTGCAAAAAAACATAATATACCAGTTATGTTACACATTAGAGATGCAATGGAAGATGCTATTGAATTTGTTTTTAGAGAAGAATATAAAGATATGATTTTTATTTTTCACTCATTTTCGGGTAACAAAGACGATGTGGAAGTTTTATTAAAAAATCCTAATGTTTATTTTTCTATTTCAGGAGTAGTTACTTTTAAAAATGCAAAAGATACACAAGAAGCAGTTAAAAATATACCTCTTGATCGCATTTTTGTTGAAACTGACACACCTTATTTAGCACCAACTCCTATGCGTGGAAAAGAAAATAAAAGTCCTTATGTAAAATATACTTATAAATTTATAGCTGCATTAAAAATGATTTCAGAAAATACCTTAATAAAACAAGTTGAAAATAATGTAGAGAAAGTATTTAAAATAAAATGCAAATAA
- the trpS gene encoding tryptophan--tRNA ligase, which produces MKRLLSGIKPTGELTLGNYLGALRNFIDLQNNFDAYYFVADLHALTTNDNNPEELKRRRKEAVALYLACGLDPSKCTIFYQSQVYEHGMMQWLLTCETTLGELNRMTQFKDKSQKSMKQGNGTESIPTGLLMYPTLMAGDILLYGAEYVPVGEDQTQHVELTRTIARRVNNKYKTSLVLPEAYIPEAGARIKDLQDPTSKMSKSDKTSKGTIYLLEDPNSAYNKILKAVTDSENKVYISNEKPGVTNLLNIYAGLKNITIQQAEEHFKDKNYKVFKEEVATEVKNLLVDIQSKFKASLDEVEKVTEEGAKKAQLIAKPLLNDLLKKMGF; this is translated from the coding sequence ATGAAAAGACTATTAAGCGGAATAAAACCTACTGGGGAATTAACGCTAGGAAATTACCTGGGAGCATTGAGAAATTTTATTGATTTACAAAATAATTTTGATGCTTATTATTTTGTGGCTGATTTACATGCTTTAACCACAAATGATAACAATCCAGAAGAATTAAAAAGAAGAAGAAAAGAAGCTGTTGCATTGTATTTAGCGTGCGGTTTAGATCCTTCAAAATGTACAATTTTTTATCAATCACAAGTTTATGAACATGGAATGATGCAGTGACTTCTTACTTGTGAAACAACACTTGGTGAATTGAACAGAATGACACAATTTAAAGATAAGAGTCAAAAATCAATGAAACAAGGAAATGGAACTGAAAGTATACCAACGGGATTATTGATGTATCCTACATTAATGGCTGGAGATATCTTATTATATGGTGCTGAATATGTCCCTGTTGGAGAAGATCAAACACAACATGTTGAATTAACAAGAACAATAGCAAGAAGAGTAAATAACAAATATAAAACAAGTTTAGTATTACCAGAAGCTTATATACCAGAAGCAGGAGCGAGAATAAAAGATTTACAAGATCCTACATCTAAAATGTCTAAAAGTGATAAAACTTCAAAAGGTACAATTTATCTTTTAGAAGATCCAAACTCAGCATACAATAAAATTTTAAAAGCAGTTACAGATTCAGAAAATAAAGTATATATATCAAATGAAAAACCTGGGGTAACAAATTTATTAAATATTTACGCAGGACTAAAAAATATAACTATTCAACAAGCTGAAGAGCATTTTAAAGATAAAAACTACAAAGTTTTCAAAGAAGAAGTTGCTACTGAAGTTAAAAATCTTTTAGTCGATATTCAATCTAAATTTAAAGCATCACTTGATGAAGTGGAAAAAGTAACAGAAGAAGGAGCAAAAAAAGCCCAACTTATAGCAAAACCATTATTAAATGATTTACTTAAAAAAATGGGTTTTTAA
- a CDS encoding nicotinate phosphoribosyltransferase — protein sequence MKILDNSAIYFSKTAKIAKKTLKNNITTLQFFQRNDNVILCGINEVLDILKKHTNTQNYKISYLKEGTIINNKDVVLELEGPYWEFGEFEGIIDGILARQSSIATNAYRIKQAARNKIVVSMADRADHYRNLSGDGYAIEVGGITNHATYASSNFKKENTWGSMPHALIQMFNGDIIEACKAYLDTFNTDKLVALVDFHNDVITDSLKVLKEFKTNLSAVRVDTSISMIDKMFVNNEQEYGVTPNQIKQLRKAIDNNGGKHVKIIVSSGFNAEKITYFEQENTPVDIYGVGGALVKIWINFSADATKNNGKLCAKAGRKYRENPELIEYKVTKND from the coding sequence ATGAAAATATTAGATAATAGTGCTATTTATTTTTCCAAAACAGCTAAAATAGCAAAAAAAACATTAAAAAATAACATTACAACATTACAATTTTTTCAAAGAAATGATAATGTTATTTTGTGTGGTATAAATGAGGTTTTAGATATTTTAAAAAAACACACAAACACACAAAATTATAAAATAAGTTATTTAAAAGAAGGAACCATAATTAACAACAAAGATGTTGTATTAGAATTAGAAGGTCCTTACTGAGAATTTGGTGAATTTGAAGGAATAATAGATGGTATTTTAGCGCGTCAATCTTCAATTGCAACTAATGCTTATAGAATTAAACAAGCAGCTAGAAATAAAATAGTTGTATCAATGGCAGATCGCGCAGATCATTATAGAAATTTAAGTGGTGATGGTTATGCAATTGAAGTTGGTGGAATAACAAATCATGCAACATATGCTTCAAGTAATTTTAAAAAAGAAAATACTTGAGGTTCAATGCCGCATGCATTAATACAAATGTTTAATGGGGATATAATTGAAGCTTGTAAAGCTTATTTAGATACTTTTAATACTGATAAATTAGTTGCTTTAGTTGATTTTCACAATGATGTAATAACGGATTCTTTAAAAGTTTTAAAGGAATTTAAAACAAATTTAAGTGCTGTTAGAGTAGATACTTCAATTTCTATGATAGATAAAATGTTTGTAAATAACGAACAAGAATACGGGGTAACTCCAAATCAAATAAAACAATTAAGAAAAGCAATAGATAATAATGGTGGAAAACACGTAAAAATTATTGTGTCTAGTGGTTTTAATGCTGAAAAAATTACATATTTTGAACAAGAAAATACTCCAGTAGATATATATGGAGTTGGTGGTGCTTTAGTTAAAATATGAATTAATTTCAGTGCTGATGCAACAAAAAATAATGGAAAATTATGTGCAAAAGCGGGTAGAAAATACAGAGAAAATCCTGAACTTATTGAGTATAAAGTAACAAAAAATGATTAA
- the rsmA gene encoding 16S rRNA (adenine(1518)-N(6)/adenine(1519)-N(6))-dimethyltransferase RsmA produces the protein MQIKAKKSLGQNFLEDKNILFKIANATDIENKTVIEIGPGQGALTKLLVKKAKKVIAYEIDKDMIEILQSDIKDDNFELIHADFLKENLSSIEKNSVIVANIPYYITSDILFKIFDNYDKFSKAIILMQKEVAQRIIAEPSTKNYSKLTVSSNYFCNVKKLFDVSPNAFNPAPKVWSSVVYFEFKHDIEFNTAEFLEFIKLCFSFKRKKLLNNLLIKYSKETILSKFNLLNLNENTRAQEFNLETFKMLFKEFNEI, from the coding sequence ATGCAAATAAAAGCAAAAAAATCTTTAGGACAAAATTTTCTAGAAGATAAAAATATTCTTTTTAAAATTGCAAATGCAACTGATATTGAAAATAAAACCGTAATTGAAATTGGTCCCGGTCAAGGCGCTTTAACTAAATTGCTTGTAAAAAAAGCCAAAAAAGTAATTGCATATGAAATAGATAAAGATATGATAGAAATTTTGCAAAGCGATATAAAAGATGATAATTTTGAGTTAATTCATGCTGATTTTTTAAAAGAAAATTTGTCATCAATTGAAAAAAATTCAGTCATTGTTGCAAATATTCCTTACTATATAACAAGTGATATTTTATTTAAAATATTTGATAATTATGACAAATTTTCAAAAGCAATAATTTTAATGCAAAAAGAAGTAGCTCAAAGAATAATTGCTGAACCATCAACAAAAAATTACTCAAAATTAACTGTTTCAAGTAATTATTTTTGCAACGTAAAAAAATTATTCGATGTAAGCCCTAATGCTTTTAATCCCGCTCCAAAAGTGTGATCAAGTGTTGTATATTTTGAATTTAAACATGATATTGAATTTAATACAGCTGAATTTCTAGAATTTATAAAACTTTGTTTTTCTTTTAAAAGAAAGAAATTACTCAACAATTTACTGATAAAATACTCAAAAGAAACGATTTTATCGAAATTTAACTTATTAAATTTAAATGAAAACACAAGAGCACAGGAATTTAATTTAGAAACCTTCAAAATGCTTTTTAAAGAATTTAATGAAATATAA
- the thrS gene encoding threonine--tRNA ligase → MSNDYKTKLNHTTSHLLAAAVLKLYPDTKLGIGPAIEDGFYYDFEFSQPLLEENLKDIEKEMKKLAKGNWKMVQVSEEDYDLNSQPYKKILYDEFKAQNKEVTFYSLQNPDNGQVLFTDLCAGNHVDNVKEIKHFKILSLAGAYWKGDSKNKMLTRIYGTSWQTKEELDNYLQILIERKERDHRKIGKELNIFTFNQLTGQGFPIWLEDGMKIHNSIRDYVTKLDKLYGFKEVLTPHFGEKKLYEISGHWAHYQDTMFKPIEMDNEQLIGRPMTCPHHIMLFNMTRRSYRDLPIRYSEQSRLYRYERSGALTGLERVRSMDLTEGHVFVRPDQIKEEFKHLYKMILEALNDFNIEIDHISLSLRDPKNTEKFFDNDEMWNKAENDLRDLLQDLKVEYKEFIGEAAFYGPKIDIQIKTSIGRIITMSTLQLDFLLPTKFDMKFVDQNEQLVTPVLIHRGLIGTYERFVAILLEQTKGALPFWLSPKQLVIVPISDKHYEYSQELYSFFLKNDINVEFDSRNERMNKKIREAQIQKAKYVAIIGDKETEEQTISLRAYGQDSTEVFTKEELLNKFITLKRELK, encoded by the coding sequence ATGAGCAATGATTATAAAACAAAATTAAATCATACAACAAGCCATTTACTTGCTGCAGCAGTGCTAAAACTTTACCCTGATACTAAACTAGGAATTGGTCCAGCAATAGAAGATGGGTTTTATTATGATTTTGAATTTTCTCAACCACTTTTAGAAGAAAATTTAAAAGATATTGAAAAAGAAATGAAAAAACTTGCAAAAGGAAATTGAAAAATGGTGCAAGTTTCTGAAGAAGATTATGATTTAAATTCTCAACCATATAAAAAAATTCTTTACGATGAATTTAAAGCTCAAAATAAAGAAGTAACATTTTATAGTTTACAAAACCCAGATAACGGTCAAGTTTTATTTACAGATTTATGTGCCGGAAACCATGTAGATAATGTAAAAGAAATTAAACATTTTAAAATATTATCATTAGCAGGAGCTTACTGAAAAGGTGATAGTAAAAATAAAATGTTAACCAGAATTTATGGTACAAGTTGACAAACAAAAGAAGAATTGGATAATTATTTACAAATTTTAATAGAAAGAAAAGAAAGAGATCATCGTAAAATTGGAAAAGAATTAAATATTTTTACTTTTAATCAATTAACAGGACAAGGTTTTCCAATTTGATTAGAAGATGGAATGAAAATTCACAACTCTATTCGTGATTATGTAACTAAGTTAGATAAATTATATGGATTTAAAGAAGTTTTAACCCCTCATTTCGGTGAAAAGAAACTATATGAGATTTCAGGACACTGAGCTCATTATCAGGACACTATGTTTAAACCAATTGAAATGGATAATGAGCAATTAATTGGACGTCCAATGACATGTCCACACCACATTATGTTATTTAATATGACAAGACGTTCATATCGTGACTTACCAATTCGCTATAGTGAACAATCAAGATTATATAGATACGAAAGATCGGGAGCTTTAACGGGGTTAGAAAGAGTTAGATCAATGGATCTTACTGAAGGACATGTTTTTGTAAGACCAGATCAAATTAAAGAAGAGTTTAAACATTTATACAAAATGATATTAGAAGCATTGAATGATTTTAATATTGAAATAGATCATATTTCACTTTCGCTTCGTGATCCAAAAAATACAGAAAAATTCTTTGATAATGATGAAATGTGAAATAAAGCTGAAAATGATTTAAGAGATTTATTACAAGACTTAAAAGTTGAATACAAAGAATTTATTGGTGAAGCAGCATTTTATGGTCCTAAGATTGACATTCAAATTAAAACAAGTATTGGTAGAATCATTACAATGTCAACACTTCAATTAGACTTTTTATTACCTACAAAATTTGATATGAAATTTGTAGATCAAAATGAACAATTAGTTACTCCCGTTTTAATTCACCGCGGATTAATCGGTACATACGAAAGATTTGTTGCAATTTTACTTGAACAAACAAAAGGAGCTCTTCCATTTTGATTATCACCAAAACAATTAGTTATTGTTCCAATTTCAGATAAACACTATGAATATTCACAAGAATTGTACTCATTTTTCTTAAAAAATGATATTAATGTTGAATTTGATTCAAGAAATGAAAGAATGAACAAAAAAATTAGAGAAGCTCAAATTCAAAAAGCAAAATATGTTGCAATCATTGGGGATAAAGAAACTGAAGAACAAACAATAAGTTTAAGAGCTTATGGTCAAGATAGTACTGAAGTATTTACAAAAGAAGAATTATTAAATAAATTTATAACATTAAAAAGAGAATTAAAATAA
- a CDS encoding PTS glucose transporter subunit IIB, producing the protein MQKLHKFLYILSIVCTLGTIKLFWKSYRQKQVNSQLSVENKVKFPIDELINYLNGIENINSVSSTHKILKIELKSRENIQIDKIKSLNSIEGILFKTDTISLITGNNAQYLQKIINDKIQNRN; encoded by the coding sequence TTGCAAAAATTACATAAATTTCTATACATTTTATCAATTGTGTGTACTTTAGGAACTATTAAATTATTTTGAAAGTCTTATAGACAAAAACAAGTAAATTCTCAACTTTCAGTAGAAAATAAAGTTAAATTTCCTATTGATGAATTAATAAATTATTTAAATGGTATAGAAAACATAAATAGTGTTTCTTCTACTCATAAAATACTCAAAATTGAACTCAAAAGTAGAGAAAATATTCAAATTGATAAAATAAAATCTTTAAATTCCATTGAAGGAATATTGTTCAAAACAGATACAATATCATTAATAACCGGAAACAATGCTCAATATTTACAAAAAATAATAAATGACAAAATTCAAAATCGGAATTAA